A part of Candidatus Margulisiibacteriota bacterium genomic DNA contains:
- the htpG gene encoding molecular chaperone HtpG, translating to MSAEKFEFKTEVNQLLELVIHSLYSHREIFLRELISNASDALDKLRFAALQNKDLLSGNTELRIKIFRDDKAGTLTITDNGIGMTREELVANLGTIARSGTKEFVEQIKKAKDGPELIGQFGVGFYSAFMVADKVTVQAKTASGAAASWTSAGQGSYELGESAKTTRGTEIILQLKKEAKEYLDEYTIRQLVKKYSDYVDYPIYMDIEREEIPQDKDGKPVENAKPEKKIVEEKLNSQKALWTKNKNDIPPEEYEDFYKHIAHSYDKPLEIIHYAAEGTSEFKALLYIPEHAPFDLFTKEHALGLNLYIKRIFIMHDCQKLIPEYLRFLKGVVDSSDLPLNVSREILQEDAQLEKIKKNIVKKVLSVLKTLKEKEPEKYLLFYKEFGAALKEGLHYDHENKDALADLLLFTTSQSEKFRSLAEYVKAMPRGQKAIYYLVSETRGQALASPHLGAFKAQNYEVLFLHDIVDEFVIPQLYEYQGQKLQAIDQADLELGDKKETEAKLKAAAEKFGSLLNNFKAALRDQVQDVRCSARLTDSPCGLAAGADALSPQMRKMFKSMGQEVPEQKKILELNPEHPLILKLQNAAPEKLGGLAKLLYGQAVIADGGKLDDPLDFARQLNELLLRAAG from the coding sequence ATGTCCGCTGAAAAATTCGAGTTTAAAACCGAGGTCAACCAGTTATTGGAGCTGGTGATCCACTCGCTGTATTCGCACCGCGAGATATTCCTGCGCGAGCTGATCTCCAACGCTTCGGACGCGCTGGACAAACTGCGTTTTGCGGCGTTGCAAAACAAAGACCTGCTTAGCGGCAATACGGAGCTGCGCATTAAAATTTTCCGCGACGACAAAGCGGGCACGCTGACGATCACGGACAACGGTATCGGCATGACGCGCGAGGAATTAGTCGCCAATCTCGGCACCATCGCCCGTAGCGGCACCAAAGAATTTGTCGAGCAGATCAAAAAAGCCAAGGACGGCCCGGAGCTGATCGGGCAGTTTGGCGTGGGTTTTTATTCGGCATTCATGGTGGCGGATAAAGTCACTGTCCAGGCCAAAACAGCCAGCGGCGCGGCGGCCAGCTGGACTTCCGCCGGACAGGGCAGCTATGAGCTGGGCGAGTCCGCCAAAACCACGCGCGGCACGGAAATAATTTTGCAGCTCAAAAAAGAAGCCAAAGAATATCTTGACGAATACACCATCCGCCAGCTGGTCAAAAAATATTCCGACTATGTGGATTATCCTATTTACATGGACATCGAGCGCGAAGAAATTCCCCAGGACAAAGACGGCAAGCCTGTCGAGAATGCCAAGCCGGAGAAAAAAATTGTCGAAGAAAAATTAAATTCGCAAAAGGCGCTTTGGACTAAAAACAAAAACGACATCCCGCCGGAGGAATACGAGGATTTTTACAAACATATCGCGCACAGCTACGACAAGCCGCTGGAAATAATCCATTACGCCGCCGAGGGCACGAGCGAGTTCAAGGCTTTGCTGTACATACCGGAGCACGCGCCGTTTGATCTTTTCACCAAGGAGCACGCGCTGGGTTTAAATCTATACATCAAGCGCATTTTCATCATGCACGACTGCCAGAAATTGATACCGGAATATCTGCGTTTCTTAAAAGGCGTGGTGGACTCCAGCGACCTGCCGCTCAATGTGTCACGGGAAATACTGCAGGAAGACGCGCAGCTGGAAAAGATCAAGAAAAATATTGTTAAAAAAGTATTGAGTGTTCTGAAAACGCTGAAAGAAAAAGAGCCGGAAAAATATCTGCTTTTCTACAAAGAATTTGGCGCGGCGCTCAAGGAAGGTCTGCACTATGATCATGAAAACAAAGACGCGCTGGCAGACTTGCTGCTGTTCACGACCAGTCAGTCGGAAAAATTCCGCAGTTTGGCCGAGTATGTCAAAGCTATGCCGCGCGGACAAAAAGCTATTTATTATCTCGTCAGTGAGACGCGCGGACAGGCTCTCGCTTCGCCGCATCTCGGCGCGTTTAAAGCGCAAAATTATGAGGTGCTTTTCCTGCACGACATTGTCGACGAATTTGTGATCCCGCAGCTTTACGAATATCAAGGCCAAAAACTGCAGGCTATCGACCAAGCCGATCTTGAGCTTGGCGACAAAAAAGAAACGGAAGCCAAATTAAAAGCGGCGGCGGAAAAATTCGGCAGTCTGCTGAATAATTTTAAGGCCGCCCTGCGGGATCAGGTGCAGGATGTGCGCTGTTCCGCCAGATTGACCGACAGCCCCTGCGGTCTGGCCGCTGGCGCGGACGCCCTGTCGCCACAAATGCGCAAAATGTTCAAATCCATGGGGCAGGAAGTTCCCGAGCAGAAAAAAATTCTGGAATTAAATCCCGAACATCCGCTGATCCTAAAACTGCAAAACGCCGCGCCAGAAAAATTAGGCGGCCTGGCCAAACTGCTTTACGGACAGGCGGTCATCGCCGACGGCGGCAAGCTCGACGATCCGCTGGATTTCGCCCGGCAGCTCAATGAATTGCTGCTGCGGGCCGCGGGTTAA
- a CDS encoding NAD(P)/FAD-dependent oxidoreductase, with protein MKKYDLLVIGAGPGGYAAAARAAKGGLKTLLIEKQQLGGACLNNGCIPVKTLLGAAHFLQRIKKASLFSISVEKAELDFDALLDRKDRLLKRLQKGIEIFLKDSGVETLFGAAKLLPGKIVSVTPSSGTSGDIAANYIILATGALPGTIPNLQTDGQWLLDNIQLLQNKTVPSTLAIIGAGVIGLEFADLYSRLGSQVTLVDVLPELLPQENREAVGLMQKSLERAGCQFLLNSKIEKIENKTLYLNGGQTVAAELCLLAAGRRAATDYILDPAVRKDAKGFVSVNENLQTSVSSIYAIGDVNNLALYAHAATYQGLAAADNLLAKTPQVINQTVMPRVIFTSPQIASVGQYTDKCRQSPLALLGRAQTENQTEGFLKLYLDTQDIIVGCVIVSENADALIGEAVALINTQTKYAALRKMIHPHPSWAEWFTL; from the coding sequence ATGAAAAAATATGATCTCTTGGTCATCGGCGCCGGGCCTGGCGGCTACGCCGCGGCAGCACGCGCGGCCAAAGGCGGCCTAAAAACGCTGTTGATCGAAAAACAGCAGCTTGGCGGCGCGTGCCTCAATAACGGCTGCATTCCCGTCAAGACTTTGCTCGGCGCGGCGCATTTTTTGCAGCGGATAAAAAAAGCCAGTCTGTTCAGTATCAGCGTGGAAAAAGCAGAATTGGATTTTGACGCTTTGCTCGACCGCAAAGACCGTTTGCTCAAACGTCTGCAAAAAGGCATCGAGATTTTTCTCAAAGACAGCGGCGTGGAAACTTTGTTTGGCGCGGCAAAATTACTGCCGGGGAAAATCGTATCGGTCACACCGTCTTCGGGCACTTCAGGCGACATAGCGGCTAACTATATAATTTTGGCGACCGGCGCGCTGCCCGGCACAATTCCCAATTTACAGACCGACGGCCAATGGCTGCTGGACAATATTCAGCTGCTGCAAAACAAGACCGTCCCGTCCACGCTGGCTATCATCGGCGCGGGCGTCATCGGTTTGGAATTCGCGGACTTATACAGCCGGCTAGGCAGCCAGGTGACTCTGGTCGACGTCCTGCCGGAACTCCTGCCGCAGGAAAACCGCGAAGCCGTCGGCTTAATGCAAAAAAGTCTGGAGCGCGCTGGCTGCCAGTTTTTGCTGAACAGCAAAATTGAAAAAATCGAAAACAAAACGCTCTATCTAAACGGCGGACAAACTGTCGCGGCTGAGCTGTGCCTGCTGGCCGCCGGTCGCCGCGCCGCTACGGATTATATTTTAGATCCGGCCGTGCGGAAAGACGCCAAAGGTTTTGTCAGCGTCAATGAAAATTTACAGACCAGCGTGTCTAGTATCTACGCGATCGGCGATGTGAATAATCTCGCGCTTTACGCGCACGCGGCGACTTATCAAGGACTGGCCGCGGCGGATAATTTATTGGCAAAAACCCCGCAGGTCATCAACCAAACTGTCATGCCGCGCGTCATCTTTACTTCTCCGCAGATCGCCAGTGTCGGCCAATACACGGACAAGTGCCGTCAGTCTCCGCTCGCACTGCTTGGCCGCGCGCAGACCGAAAATCAAACCGAGGGATTTTTAAAATTATATCTCGACACTCAGGATATTATCGTCGGCTGCGTCATCGTGTCCGAAAACGCTGACGCGCTGATCGGTGAGGCGGTGGCGCTCATCAACACGCAGACCAAATATGCCGCGCTGCGAAAAATGATCCACCCGCATCCAAGCTGGGCGGAGTGGTTTACGCTCTAA
- a CDS encoding helix-turn-helix transcriptional regulator → MDVKPLKEIISRKLTFLLKKSGKTLNTTAEDLQMPLSQYYRLLKGQRLPLLPTFVHISKAYGMNLDWWFKDIESLPKQIEAAENPTEYQLFKTLKGFDARGQKIALALLKTLAKSLKN, encoded by the coding sequence ATGGACGTAAAACCGCTAAAGGAAATCATCAGCCGAAAATTAACTTTTCTTCTAAAGAAAAGCGGTAAAACTCTTAACACCACCGCCGAAGATCTGCAAATGCCGTTGAGTCAATATTACAGATTACTAAAAGGCCAGCGCCTACCGTTATTGCCGACGTTTGTGCATATCAGCAAGGCCTATGGAATGAATTTGGATTGGTGGTTTAAGGACATAGAATCACTGCCAAAACAAATAGAAGCCGCGGAAAACCCTACAGAATACCAGCTCTTTAAAACATTAAAAGGCTTCGACGCCAGAGGCCAAAAGATCGCGCTGGCCCTGCTGAAAACGCTGGCCAAAAGCCTGAAAAATTAA